A part of Fimbriiglobus ruber genomic DNA contains:
- the lptB gene encoding LPS export ABC transporter ATP-binding protein, producing MALLEVFGLEKKYGRRKVVDGVTFDVNPGEVVGLLGPNGAGKTTSFRMATGQIVPNGGNVVFNGEDVTTLPMYRRARLGMGYLSQEQSIFRKLTVEKNLLAILEALPRSRSLGRRLTGAERRERTEAALSRFNLLQVRHNSAARCSGGEKRRLEIARCLVCEPLLILLDEPFAAVDPKTTEDIRKNIRDLANTGIGILLTDHNVREVVKTADRIYLIVAGKVVCHGTPEELIRDPIAIDAYLGSTFEDDALMARVAGFAGSGSAPAVPVPVARPSPPSRPAEEPAPQAKETPLPAPVERLRPPPSLSLPWKERAPRPCHRSHWGRRRLTGSRRARPHPKRPHRPPPNRPPPPHRRPNQPPSR from the coding sequence ATGGCGCTACTCGAAGTCTTCGGGTTGGAAAAGAAATACGGCCGCCGGAAAGTCGTGGACGGCGTCACCTTCGACGTCAACCCGGGCGAGGTGGTCGGGCTGCTCGGCCCGAACGGGGCCGGGAAGACGACCAGTTTCCGCATGGCCACCGGGCAGATCGTCCCGAACGGCGGGAACGTGGTGTTCAACGGGGAGGACGTGACCACGCTCCCCATGTACCGCCGGGCCCGCCTCGGGATGGGGTATCTTTCGCAAGAACAAAGCATTTTCCGCAAACTGACGGTCGAAAAGAACCTACTCGCCATCCTGGAAGCGTTGCCCCGGAGCCGGAGCCTGGGCCGGCGGCTGACCGGCGCCGAGCGGCGGGAGCGGACCGAGGCCGCCCTCTCGCGGTTTAACCTGCTGCAAGTCCGCCACAACTCGGCCGCCCGCTGCTCGGGGGGCGAAAAGCGGCGGCTGGAAATCGCCCGCTGCCTCGTCTGCGAGCCACTCCTGATCCTCCTGGACGAGCCGTTCGCGGCGGTCGACCCGAAGACCACGGAAGACATCCGCAAGAACATCCGCGACCTGGCCAACACCGGGATCGGGATTCTCCTGACCGACCACAACGTCCGCGAGGTCGTGAAGACGGCCGATCGGATTTACCTGATCGTCGCGGGCAAGGTCGTCTGCCACGGGACGCCGGAAGAACTCATCCGCGACCCGATCGCCATCGACGCCTACCTCGGGTCGACGTTCGAGGACGACGCCCTGATGGCCCGCGTGGCCGGGTTCGCCGGCTCCGGCTCGGCTCCGGCTGTCCCGGTCCCGGTCGCCCGCCCGTCGCCCCCGTCTCGGCCGGCCGAAGAACCGGCCCCGCAAGCGAAAGAAACGCCTCTACCCGCCCCGGTGGAGCGCCTGCGCCCCCCCCCGTCTCTGTCTCTTCCCTGGAAGGAGCGGGCCCCGCGCCCCTGCCACCGCTCCCACTGGGGCCGACGCCGACTCACGGGGTCGCGCCGAGCCCGCCCCCACCCCAAGCGTCCGCACCGCCCGCCCCCAAACCGGCCGCCGCCGCCCCACCGCCGCCCAAACCAGCCGCCCAGCCGTTGA
- a CDS encoding ISAs1 family transposase, with the protein MPACTLYEALATLPDPRSRHGRIHPLPAVMGLVALAMLSGRKSLAGISRFGRQHGAPLAHALGFRRGKTPTVSTLSRTLRRFDPQDLEAALSRWVTGRFDPHAFEHIAIDGKTLRGSRHGDVPGHHLVAAYAPAVQAVLAQVRVDAKTNEHKAALELLGILPVRGKVVTGDAMFCQRDLATQVIDSGGDYVLVAKDNQPALVADIRAGFAFATAARSIAAATSP; encoded by the coding sequence ATGCCCGCGTGTACGCTGTACGAGGCCCTCGCCACCCTCCCCGATCCCCGCAGCCGCCACGGTCGCATTCATCCCCTCCCGGCGGTCATGGGACTGGTCGCTCTGGCCATGCTGAGTGGCCGCAAGAGCTTGGCCGGGATCTCCCGGTTCGGACGGCAGCACGGGGCTCCGCTGGCTCACGCCCTGGGCTTCCGGCGGGGCAAAACGCCGACCGTCTCGACCCTCTCCCGAACCCTCCGCCGCTTCGACCCCCAGGACCTCGAAGCGGCCCTGTCCCGGTGGGTGACCGGCCGGTTCGACCCCCACGCGTTCGAGCACATCGCGATCGACGGCAAGACGTTGCGAGGCAGCCGCCACGGGGACGTGCCCGGCCACCACTTGGTGGCCGCCTACGCACCCGCCGTCCAGGCCGTCCTCGCTCAGGTCCGGGTCGATGCCAAAACGAACGAACACAAGGCCGCCCTCGAACTCCTCGGTATCCTCCCCGTGCGGGGCAAAGTGGTCACCGGGGACGCCATGTTCTGTCAGCGCGATCTGGCCACCCAGGTGATCGATTCCGGGGGCGACTACGTCCTCGTGGCCAAGGACAACCAACCGGCCTTGGTCGCCGATATCCGAGCCGGATTCGCCTTCGCGACCGCCGCCCGATCGATCGCGGCGGCCACTTCCCCCTGA
- a CDS encoding ISAs1 family transposase has translation MATSVDKGHGRIEKRTLHTTTILTAEGKWKGAKQGFHVTRERTVKGKKTIEDVYGITSLSIQQANAATLLSILRDHWQIENGLHWVRDETLGEDRCRVRMGAAPQVLAAIRNAVVHLLADVDTENRPEAIEWLQIHHDEARALIGIPQSE, from the coding sequence GTGGCCACGTCGGTCGACAAGGGACATGGGCGGATCGAGAAGCGAACCCTCCACACGACGACGATTCTGACCGCCGAGGGGAAGTGGAAGGGGGCCAAGCAAGGGTTCCACGTCACCCGCGAGCGGACGGTCAAAGGGAAGAAGACGATCGAGGATGTGTACGGAATCACCAGTCTGTCGATCCAACAGGCGAATGCGGCGACACTTCTGTCCATCCTCCGGGATCACTGGCAGATCGAGAACGGATTGCATTGGGTCCGGGATGAGACCCTGGGCGAGGACCGCTGCCGGGTGCGGATGGGTGCGGCTCCGCAGGTCCTGGCCGCCATCCGGAACGCCGTCGTCCATCTGTTGGCCGATGTCGACACCGAGAACCGTCCGGAGGCCATCGAGTGGCTGCAAATCCACCACGATGAAGCCCGGGCGCTGATTGGGATCCCACAAAGTGAATAA